The genomic interval ACTTCAATTGTTGGCGAGGTTATGGGCGTTTATTATCCAGAGGTTGTAGAAAAACGTGAATTTATCGAGCGGGTTATCCGTACGGAAGAAGAGCGTTTCCATGAGACATTGTCCGATGGACTAGCTATGCTGTCTGATCTGGTAGCTGCTGGTACGAAAGCTGGCCAAAAAGAGATTAATGGCGATGATGCATTCCGCTTGTATGATACTTACGGCTTTCCTTTCGATCTGACGGAGGACTTTGCTTCAGAAAATGGAATGACGGTTGATCGTGCTGGATTCGACGAAGCGATGGAAGCACAGCGCGACCGTGCCCGCGCAGCTCGCCAAGATACTGGAAGCATGAAGGTTCAAGGCGGACCGCTCGGCGATTTCACGGTTAAAAGTGAGTTTGTTGGCTATAATGAACTGGTAACTGAGTCCAAAATCATTGCCATCGTTCATGAGGATCTGTTGGGTGAATCGGCTCCAGAAGGAAGCAAAGTCGTTGTGATATTGGATCGCACACCTTTCTATGCAGAAAGCGGCGGACAAATCGGAGATACAGGAACGATTACGGGCAATGGCTTTACGCTTCAGGTTGAAGAAGTAACTAAAGCACCGCACGGTCAAAGCGTCCATCATGCTGTTGTTACCTCAGGTACTGCTCGTACAGGTGAAGCAGTAGAGGCGAGCGTTGCTAGAGCTGTGCGCGATGACATTATCAAAAACCATACGGCAACGCATTTGCTTCATAAAGCGCTCAAAGAAGTGCTTGGCGATCATGTCAATCAAGCGGGCTCTTCGGTAGAGGCTGAACGCCTGCGCTTTGACTTCTCGCACTTTGGCAGTATAACTGCTGAAGAGCTAGTAACGATTGAACGCCGCGTCAATGAGCAAATTTGGCTTGGAACTCCAGTATCCATCGAAACGAAATCATTGAATGAAGCTAAAGCGATGGGCGCGATGGCGTTGTTCGGCGAGAAATACGGCGATGAGGTTCGTGTGGTTCAAGTTGGCAGCTATAGCTTGGAGCTATGCGGAGGCTGTCATGTAAGCAATACATCGCAAATCGGATTGTTCAAGCTGTTAAGCGAAAGCGGTATTGGGTCGGGTGTTCGAAGAATTGAAGCCGTTACGGGTAAACATGCGTATAACTATTTAGATGGTCAGCTTGACCTGCTTAAGCAATCGGCTGCACTTCTGAAATCAAATGCAAATGATGTGCCAAAACGGATTGAAGCATTGTTCGGTCAAGTGAAGGAGTTCTCTCGCGAGAATGAATCCCTTCAAGCGAAGCTGAGCCGGATCGAAGCAGGATCACTTGAGCAAAACGCGAAAATAGTGAATGGCATCACTGTCCTTTGCGCAAAAGTGAATGCTCCTTCAATGGACGCGCTTCGCGGCATAGTTGATGAATTGAAGCTGAAGCTGGAGTCAAGTGTTATCGTGCTTGGTGCGATTTCGGATGACAAAGTGAACCTTGCAGCTGCCGTTTCTGCAGATTTAATTAAAAAAGGTTTCCATGCGGGCAAAATTGTAAAAGAAGCTGCAATTCATTGCGGCGGCAGCGGCGGCGGACGCCCAGATATGGCGCAAGCAGGCGGAAAAGACACAACGAAGTTGGATGAAGCGTTGAAACTTACAGAAGAACTAGTTCTTAATCAAACAAATGTGATATGATATGAGTGTATATCTCATTGAAATGCGGTTTGGAAAGCGAGGTGCTGGCGATGAGTTCCATGGACAAAACAATGAAATTTAACGTGAAGGCGGAGGGGGTTGAATCTTCTCAAGACATTCTGCTATCCGTGCATGAAGCGCTTCTAGAGAAAGAGTATAATCCGATTAACCAGATCGTTGGGTATTTGCTGTCCGGAGATCCCGCGTATATTCCGCGGCATAACAACGCCAGGAGTTTAATTCGCAAGAAGGAACGAGACGAATTAATCGAAGAGCTTGTCCGGTTTTATCTAAACCATAAGAAACAACAAGCGTAAACGGCTAAAGCCCCCCTTAGGAGGCTTAGCTATCGTTTCGCAGAGAAATATAAGCAGTTTATAAGCAGATAAACTTATAAATTCTTATATTTTAACTAATGAGGCAGGAGCCGGACAAGACATGAGATTGATGGGACTTGATTACGGTGACCGCAACATAGGAGTTGCTGTCAGCGACGCTTTTCGTTGGACCGCGCAAGGAACTGGTGTTATTGAACGAAGGCGAGACCATAGTGAGTTTGACCGTATTGCCGATCTGGTTAAGGAGCATGAGGTTAGTGAAATTGTTGTTGGTCTTCCAAAAAACATGAATGGCACCATCGGTCCACGTGGAGAAATTTGTATAGAATTCGCAGAACAGATTAAGCAGAAACTAAACATACCTGTTCACCTTTGGGACGAAAGGCTGACAACGGTAGCTGCCGAACGAACGCTTATTGAAGCGGACGTCAGCCGGAAGAAGCGAAAGCTTGTAATAGACAAAATGGCGGCAACGCTTATTTTGCAAAATTATCTCGATTCTAAAGCGAAAAGGTGAGGGTAAACATGACAAATGAAGAGTTGGAATTCGAAGAGCCGGAAATTATTTATATCCCGGATGAAGAAGGAAACGAAGAGGAATTCGAAGTCATCATGAAATTTGAAGTTGATGGTTCCGATCAGAAATATATGATGGTAGTTCCGCTTCATGGAGAAAATGACGAGGAAGATGAAGTATATGCTTTCCGTTATGAAGAAGAAGGCGATGACCTGAAGCTGTATACCATTGAAGATGAAGAAGAATGGAATATGGTTGAGGAAACGTTCAACACTCTCCTTGGTGAGATGGAGGAAGAAAATTAATGTCCGGCACAGAGCATGAAGCACCTAAGAAGCTGAATACGCTACGAGCGGCATTCGGCAATGAAATTGAGCTTGAAGCAGATGACGGCAGCGTAGAGGTATACGATATTAAAGCTGAGTTTCAGCTAGGGGATCGCATTTATGCAGCCCTGCAATCGGATCCGATGCGTGGCGAGGATGATGTTGAGCTATTCCGCGTCATTCAAGTCGATGGTGAACCGCAGTTGGAAAACATTGAAAACGATGAAGAGTGGGAAGCTGCATCAGAAGCGTACGATGATTTATTGTTTGCTACTGACGAGCGTCCATAAAACGTCGTGTAATGTATATGCATCTAACGAGAGAGCGGCCAATAACCGCTCTTTTGTTCCATGTTTAGCGTTAATTACTCAAACATGCGGTAGTAATTCACTTCATTAACCTGTTTAACAGCATTTTCAGCTGAGCCACCATAGGATGGTCTCAGCCATTTCGCCTGCGCAAATCGATATACCGGAAATGATGCATTATAAAAAGGGGGTCTAATTTTGGACAAGTCATCACAGCACCTTGAGCAACAATCATCATCGGGACCGAGGAAAAGCCGCATTACATTATGGGTTATTTTAAGCTTGTTAGGAATTATGATCATTGGTGCTGGAAGCGTTGCTTTGTATGTGTGGAGCAGCTTGAAGCCAACAGCTGCTGGAGCGGTTCAGAAGATTGATATTCCAAGAGGAACATCAGCGAATGAGGTTGCAGAATTACTGGAAGAGCAAGGGATCATTAAAAATGCATTTATTTTTAAATATTATTTGAAGCTTAAGGATCAAGGCGGCCGCTTTCAGGCGGGACTTTATGAGCTTAACCCCGGCATGAATAATGAAGCCATTATAGCCAAGCTAAATGCTGGCGACACCGTAGAAGCAGAAACGATTCGATTCACGATTCCTGAGGGCTTTACCGTATTGCAAATTGCTGACAAGCTTGCTCAAGAGAAATTGATCAACAAAGAAAAGTTTATTGGATTAATTGCATCGGAAAACAATTGGGGTGATGCGGAGACTGTTCGCTCCATTCCCAATAACGATAAGCTGCATCAGCGTCTTGAAGGTTATCTGTTCCCTGAAACGTATGAGATGAAAAAAGAAAGCACAGAAGAAGATATTATTAAACGGATGGCGCTTGAACTCGACCGGAAGCTTGCTGAGCTTCCAGAGGGCTGGATGGAAGTGCTTGAAGAGAAAAAAATGTCCTTTCATGATATGCTGACAATCGCGTCGCTTGTAGAGCGTGAAGTCGTTGTGGACGAGGAAAGAGCTCTCGTATCGGGCATTATTTACAACCGGATTGCCGATGGCATGAAGCTTCAAATTGATGCTACCGTTCAATATTCATTAGATAAGCCTAAGGAACGTCTTTATGAGAAGGATTTACTCGTAGACAGTCCTTATAACACGTATAAGGTAGAAGGTTTGCCGCCTGGACCTATCGCAAGTCCAAGTCTTAAATCGATTGAAGCGGCTATATATCCGGAAGATACGGAATATTTTTTCTATGTAACCAAGAAGGATGGAAGTCAGACTCATTTGTTCGCAAAAACATATAAAGAGCATTTGAAAAACATCGAGAAAAGTAATCAGACGGCTGGGTAGTCATAACGATTAGATAGGAAACGAAGCTTCACGGTGTTTTTAAGGAGGATCAAGTATGGCGTACAAGCCGGAATTGTTAGCTACCGCTGCATCTATAGAAGAGCTGGAGAGGCTCATGGCAGCAGGCGCGGATGCTTTTGTCATTGGCGAAGCACGCTACGGTATGCGATTAGCAGGAGAGTTTAACAAAGAAATGATAGCGCAGGCCGTAAAGCTCGCTAAGCCTAAGGGTGTGAAAATCTATGCTGCCCTTAACAATCTTATGGATAATGAAGCAGCGGATTCATTAAATGATTATGTATCCTCGCTTGCTGAAGCTGGCGTTGATGCACTAGTATTCGGCGACCCTGCGGTCTTAATGGCTGCTAGGCTGCATGCCCCAGGCATGGCGCTGCACTGGAATGCCGAAATGACCTCAACTAATTATGTTACAGCTAATTATTGGGGCCGCAGAGGTGCTACTAGATATGTGCTCGCACGCGAACTCAATATGGAACAGGTTTGCGAGACAACGGCTAGTACAGAACTTGAGGTTCAAGTACATGTGCATGGGATGACGAATATTTATCATTCAAAGCGTTCGCTTGTAGAGAGCTATATGGAGCATCAGTCGGAGACGGATCGGCTTCCGGAGAAAGACAAAGATCGTGGGCTTTATGTGATGGAAGCGGAGCGGCAGGACGAGCGTTATCCAATCTACGAAGATGCGAACGGCACTCATATTATGAGCTCGGATGATGTTTGTATGGTAGAGAACCTTCATGAGCTGCTGGATGCTAAAGTAACCAGCTTGAAGATTGAGGGATTAATGAAATCTACCGAGTACAACGAAATTGTTGTGCGCTCATATCGGCAAGCAATCGATGCCTATTTGGCTGATCCAGAGGGCTACATTTTTCAAGAGGAATGGCTTGACGCGATTAAGAAAGTCCAGAATCCGCAGCGAGAGCTGAGTTTTGGCTTCTTCTTCAAAGAGCAAGTCTATTAATAAGTCAATGCTTACGAAGTGAGTTTTGCTTCGCAAAACCAAAGTTAATGCTTACGAAGTGAGTTTTGCTTCGCAAAACTTAGGAGGTACACATAGTGACAACAATTGAGAAGACGACACCTCGCTATCAAGGCAAACGCCATCGGCTGGACAAGCCGGAGCTGCTCGCACCAGCCGGGAATTTAGAGAAGCTGAAATTCGCGATTCATTACGGAGCTGACGCGGTTTATATCGGCGGTCAAAAGTATGGCTTGCGCTCCAATGCAGACAATTTCAGCTTTGAAGAAATGAAGGAAGGCGTTGAGTTCGCCAACCGTTATGGTGCAAAGGTGTTTGTCGCGACAAATATATATGCGCACAATGAGGATGTAGAGGGACTTGAAGACTACTTGCGCAATCTAGAAGCAGCAGGAATCTCAGCTATCATTGCCGCAGATCCTGCCATTATTGAAACGGCGCAGCGAGTAGCTCCTAAGCTTGAGGTTCATTTGAGCACGCAGCAATCCACGCTGAATTGGCAGGCTGTGCAGTTCTGGAAGGAAGAAGGCTTGCCGCGCGTTGTGCTGGCCCGTGAAACGAGCTTTAAAGACATTGCAGAAATAAAAAAAAATGTTGATATTGAGATTGAAGCGTTTATTCATGGTGCTATGTGCTCATCTTTCTCTGGTCGCTGCGTATTGTCTAATCATTTTACGGATCGTGACTCCAATCGTGGAGGCTGCTGTCAGTCATGTCGCTGGAAATATGATTTGTTTGTTGACGATATGCCAATGTACCCGGAAGAAGAAGATAAGTTCACAATGGGCTCTAAAGATCTATGCATGATTGAATATTTGCCGGAGCTTATCGAAGTTGGCGTTGACAGCTTCAAAATCGAAGGACGAATGAAAAGCATTCACTATGTGGCGACAGTCGTTAATGTTTATCGTCAAGCGATTGATGCGTATTTCGCTGATCCTGAGCATTTCGAGCTGAAGCAGGAATGGGTGGATGAGATAAATAAGGCTGCCAACCGTCCGCTAAACACTGGATTTTTCCTTGATACACCGGGTGCGGAGGATCATATTTATGAGCCAGAGGAAAAAGCAGCGCCATATGATTTTGCTGGAGTAGTCGTAGATTATAATGATAAAACGGGTTTTGCGATCGTGCAGCAGCGCAATCACTTTAAACTCGGACAAGAAATCGAATTTGTTGGTCCGAAGGGAACTTTTTTCAAGCAAACGGTAACCGAAATTACGGATACAGACGGCAATGCGCTTGAAGCGGCTCGCCATCCTTTGCAGCATATTCGCATTCGTACGTTAAAGCCGGTTAAACCGATGGATATGATGAGAAAGAAGATCGGGAAGAAGTAAATAAGCAAAACATGACTAGAGTCTTATTTTTTTAGAAAATAAGACTCTTTTTTTTGTATTTATTATTATGAAATGACAAGAATGTGTCGATATAAAATAATATACTGTAAATCTACTGTAAATACATATTTCGGCAAGATGCGCTAGCAGCAAACGTACTATTTTGGACTTACAATATTAAAGGCGGTGTCTTCCCTCATGGAAAACCAAGAAGAACAAAAAAAGAAGAAAACAAAGAAACAGAAACAGGAAAAAGAGCAAAATAGCACAAACGAAATTAAGTCAGGTACAAGTATGAAAGCGTCATCAAAAATCCAATCTTTATCACAGGCAGCAAAGGCAGCGACGGTATCTGTAAAAAGCACAAAGCTGTCAAATCCAATTAAATCAGTAGGAACGAAGCTGTTTACGATTATCTTTTGCAGTATTATCGCGTGTGTATTGACAGTAGGTCTAATGGCTTATTCAAAGTCGAAGTCGATTATTGAAAATAAAGTTTCAGAAGCAAGCTTTCAAACGATCAATCAGGTTGCAAACAATATGGACGTTATTTTCAAGACTTATGAGGATTTATCGCTGCAAATATTAATTGATAAAAGCTTCCATGAAATTGTAAGAAAAATGCTTAATGGCGAAGACGATTTCAGCAAGTTTGAGGCATCGCGTAATTTAAGCGACAAAATGCAATCTTACGTTATGGGTAATAATACGATCGTTTCCATGATGCTGCTGCCAGTAAATCCGAAATTGACGGTTGTAACATCCGGCCGGGCAACCACCGGTACTGCGGAGAAATTAATGAAAACAGCATGGTTTATGGAAACTGTCGAAAATGCGGGAAAAACAAACTGGATTCCGCCACAGCCTGAAGGCTTGTCAGATCCAGCGGGTGCTCCTACCATAGGCTTGAGTCGACTCATTAAAGATATAACTTCAAGTGAAGCATCTTATGTACTGCTGCTGGAGGTGCAAGCCTCGACGCTTGCGAAACGCTTCGAAGAAGTTAACCTTGGTGAAGGAAGCCAGCTTTCGATAGTGAATGCAAACGGTGAATATATTACAAATAATGATCCAGAATTGGTAGGCAAGCCAGCGAGTATTACATTCCCAACCGAAGGCGATAAAGCGCTTGAGGATTCGTCGAAAATGAAAACGACAAATGGTGCTGAGGTTTTGGCTACATACAAAACATTCGAAACGATGAACTGGAAGCTGCTAGGCACGGTACCGGTAAAAGAGCTAGTAAAAGATGCTAAAGCGATTCAAAATTTGACATGGATTACGGTATTTATCGCAGCACTTATTGCCATTGCAATCGGTATTCTCGTAATTATGACGATTGCACAGCCACTGGTTAAGCTTCGCAACCTAATGACTGAAGGAGCAAGCGGCAACCTGACCGTACGATCTGTCATGAAAAAACGCCAAGATGAAATTGGTGAGCTAAGCGACAGCTTTAATCTTATGATGACACAAATAACTGCTCTTGCAGTACAGACGACAAGATCAGCTGAGGATGTACTGGTTACAGCTACTGAGCTCGGAGATGCTTCTCGGAAAACAGCTATTTCTGCTAAGGAGATTGCAGTCGCAACAGAGGAGATCGCGGGAGGAGCAACAAGCTTGGCTGTTGAAGCGGAGCGAGGTTCTGACCTTACAGGAAACATCGATGTTCAAATGAAAAAAGTTATTGCAGCCAACGAACAAATGGTGAACTCTGCGCAAGCCGTTGAGAAGGCAAGTGAGCAGGGAACAAACTATATGGGCGTACTTATTCAAAAAACGAGCATGACGGAAGAAATGACCCGTTCTATGGTAGAGAAGGTTGATGCTTTGAAGGAAAGCACTGGCTCAATCGTAAAAATCCTAGACGTGCTCAATAGCTTAACGAAGCAAACGAACATCTTGTCATTGAATGCGACGATTGAAGCTGCTCGCGCTGGCGCAGCAGGAAAAGGCTTTATGGTCGTTGCCGATGAAATTCGCAAGCTGGCGGATCAAAGCCGCCAATCCATTGACGTTGTTGGTCAAATAACGGAGAAAATTAGAGGCGAGATTGACGAGACCGTTCATGTTTTGTCCGATGCCTATCCGTTATTCCAAGAGCAAATCGGTTCTGTAAAAGAAGCGAATCAAATTTTCTTAACCGTTTCTGGCCAAATGGGAGAACTAGTTAAGAAGTTGGATCTTGTTACGGATTCAATCGGGCAATTGGATGAATCGCAAGTCGTATTAGGAGAAGCGATGACTAACGTGAGTGCAGTAGCTGAAGAATCTTCCGCTACATCAGAAGAAGTCGCATCACTCAGCACAGAACAGCTAAGCATTAGCGATGGTATGGTACGCTTGTCGGAGAAGCTGGATACGGTGTCTCGTGAGCTCAAGGATTCACTTTCTAAATTTAAAATTAATTAGCAATCACGGTATCCTATTAAATTGTTAATATTGAAGGAAGAGCTATTCAGGCAGTTAATGCTGAACAGCTCTTTTTTTGTTGTAGAAAATAGAATGGATGTTTGAAGGAGAGCCGCGGAAGGAGATAATGAACGTATAATAACGATTCCAGCGCTTATCAAACATTAGGCAGCATTAAAAAGGAGCTTTCGCAGGATGAGAACGGGACATGATTAAACGAATAACAATGGCTGCTTGTTTCATTAGTTTAATAATGATGCTTTATATTGGCCGCTTAGCGTGGATTCAATTGATGCCTGGAAGCTCTTCTTCAGCGGTCCTTTCTCCACTGGCAAACCGGGGAGGATGGCAACGGCTGTCAGTTCAGCAGCGTCAACGAAACTTGGTGCTGGACACAGGCAGAGGTGACTTTTATGATCGCTATGGAAAACCGATAACAGGTGAAACTTACTCGGCCGTTGCCTTATTTCCCGTACGGGCAGAGCTGCGTGGTCAAGAAAAAAGTTTAGCTGAGCTTAGCCGTTTACTAGGCGTAACCACGGAGCAGCTGCAGCAGAAATGGGATGCTGTGCGAGAGCCTGTGTTTTGGAAGGCTGATGGGATGCAAGCGCCTTTGCGACTGACAAATGATCAAATTACCCGCCTAAAAAAACTTGAGCTAAACGGTATACGTGTGCTTCCTTATCGTAATCGCTATTTGCCGGATTTTGATGCGAAGCATCTGATTGGCTTTACAAGCCAGCATCCTGAGTGGCTGCAGACTAACCATGCGGAAGATCTCGTAAGCGGCAAAAGAAAGCTAGTAGATCAGGTTGGCGGGTCGGGTCTGGAGAAATCGCTGGACATGCTGCTGCATGGAGTAGGGGCTACTTCTGTTTCCTACTTCCTGGATGGACGTAATGCTCCAATGCACGGCCTTGATATGCGGATTACGCAGCCTGGCAATCGATATTATCCTCTTAAAGCGATGACGACGATTGATTTGCAGCTGCAAAACGAAATCGAAGCGTATGTGGATGCACAAGGCTTGCAAGAGGGAGCAATCGTTGTGCTGGATGCGAGCAATGCGGATATTGTAGCGATGGTATCGCGGCCGCAATTGAAGCCAGGACAGTTCCAAAGCTCCGACGGCAGCGAGTGGGCTAATCATGCAATCAAGGCGGTCGCTCCCGGCTCTGTGTTCAAGCTAGTTGCGGAAGCAGCTGCGCTGGAGGCGGGTGTAGTGAATCAGCATGAAACGTTTTTTTGCAATGGTGAATACGGCAAATATGGCTTATCCTGCTGGAAGGAAGGAGGACACGGCCGCTTGACACTCCAAGAGGGCTTGGCGCAATCTTGCAATATCGTGTTTGCAACAGTGGTTGAGCGGCTTGAAGCTAAGCAGTTGAAGCGGACCGCGGACTTGCTCGGGATAGGGCAGCAAGTGGGATGGCATCGCGATGAAGCGTTTGGCCCCTTTACATCACCTCTGAGACTGCTTGAGGAGGAAGATCGCGGACAGCTGTTTGCAGCCGTTAAGAGCAAGCTCGCTTGGAATAGCGGCGTTGAGATTGGTGAGCATGAGCACGAGAGTGAACATGCGATTGGGAATGGGCATGTGAATGAGAGTGGCAGTGGAAGTGGCAATGATAACGGCAGTGACAATGAGAATGGAAATGGCAACGGCAGTGACAGTGGTAGTAGCAGCGACAGTGGCAATGGGAAGCGTAATGAGAAGCGGAGCGGGAAGTTTAATGCGGCGCAGCAAGCGCGGGAAGAAGCAGCCATGCTGGCTGGCGTCGATGGCGGTGTGCTCGCGCAAAGCGCGCTTGGGCAGCGTGATGTAAGGATGTCGCCGCTGCAAGCGGCAAATCTGATTGTAACGCTGCTGAATGAGGGGCGCGTAATGGAGCCGCGCCTAGTGAGTGAAATCCGCTATGCCAACGGCCAGCGGATGGTGAAGCTGCCCGCGCAGCGCGCGCAAGCGATCCGTGGCCGGATTAAACCGGCCACGGCGCATGCGCTGCTGCGCGGCATGCAGGCGGTCGTCGACCATGGAACCGGTCGATCGATCCGCCAAGGGCTGTGGGCGATTGCCGGCAAATCCGGCACCGCCGAAACGACTCAGGCCGGAATCGCCCGCAACCACCAGTGGTTTGCGGGCTACGGCCCGGTCAAAGCTCCACGATACGCCGTAGCCGTCCTCGTGGAGAACAAGCCGCCTGGGAGCTCACACCAGGCGACTAAGCTCTTCCGCGGCGTCATGGATATCGCCGCACGCCATTCCAAATAAAATGAGCCACCCCATTGCAGACGGATCAACGTTCGTTTGCAATGGGGTGGCTCTATTTTATTTGCGTATTATTGTTCCTTGATGTCCTTGTTATTTATTTTCACCGATATACTATCAGTGTCGTCCGGCTTGTCCGAAGGGTTGTCGTATTCTCCTTGCGGAGCGTGAATCCAGCGGTGGAAATAACCTTGATCATACAGCGCTTTGATTAAGATCATAAGAATAGGTGATAATATGACGCCTGCGACGCCGAAAAGCGATAAGGATACAATCATGAAAGCGAGCATTGTAAAGGCGGATACTCCTAAGGAGTCGCCTGTAATTTTAGGTTCAAGAATTTGGCGTGTAAGCACAACTGCGAGAAAGAGGACGGACAGCCAAATGGCAAGCGAGACTTTGCCGACAATAATTAAGTAAATAATCCATGGGATAAAAATAGTGCCTACACCGAGCAGCGGCAAAATGTCGAAGATAGCGGATACGACTGCTATGACAAAAGCATTTTCTACGCGCAGCAGAAGGAGCGCGATCAAAATAACGACAAAGGTGATACTAATCATCTTGGCTTGCGCTTTAATATATAACGCGATTCCTTTAAATACATTGTTTCTAAGGAAGAAAAATGCCGTTTTGAAGGTGTTTGGCGTTTTGTCCTCGGCCGTCTTTTTCCAAGTCGTAATTTCGATGCTTAAGAAATAAGCTAATATAATCCCGACTACAAAATTAAAGATGAAAGTTGAGAAGGATGTGACGTACCCGATGATGCTAAGCAGTACAGTCTTTCCAAACAATGCTAATGTTGAAGAAGCGCCTTCTATGAGGTCTTTGGAGCGCTGAACCAAATCCAAATCTGCGGGCAGATTCCCAAATCTGGTTTGCACCTCTTCAGTCAGATTAGCGATTTGAACAGCGAGCATTTCTTGATATTTCGGGAAGTTGTTAACGAGCTCAGTTCCTTGCTTCGTAATTAGATAAGCAGCGCCTGAGAAGGCGGTAAGTAAAATTAAAGTGAACAGCAGAATCGAAATGCCGGAAGCGATCGATTTTTTCATGCCAAGCTTATTTAGACGCCTTGCCAGCGGCTCGATACATAAGAAAATGAGAAAGGATAAAAATATAGGCGTTGCGATTCGGTACAAATAGCTGAAAGAAAACATAATTAAATAGACAGTTAGTGCAATGAGTGCGATGTCAAAGGCGGTTCGCCAATACTTTTTGTAAAAGGGCAGCATAATGTTTCTCCTTCTTTTTCCATATTCATATTTCCATAAAGATTGTACTATAGTTTTTAAAAAGATGCCTATTTTTAATTGCGTTATGCTACAATTAATACTACTGTTGTTGTTTTGTACCGCTATTTATTCGTCGACTAAATCATATAACGGTGGGGAAAACAAAATGGAAAATTTGCTGTTATGGGGATTATACGTAGCATCCTTCTATGCGTTTCTTCCTGGCCTCATTAGCCGTACTTTTGGCTTTCGTGTTTTTAAGAAGGGCCGTGTGGGAAACGAAATAT from Paenibacillus sp. FSL K6-3182 carries:
- a CDS encoding methyl-accepting chemotaxis protein, translating into MENQEEQKKKKTKKQKQEKEQNSTNEIKSGTSMKASSKIQSLSQAAKAATVSVKSTKLSNPIKSVGTKLFTIIFCSIIACVLTVGLMAYSKSKSIIENKVSEASFQTINQVANNMDVIFKTYEDLSLQILIDKSFHEIVRKMLNGEDDFSKFEASRNLSDKMQSYVMGNNTIVSMMLLPVNPKLTVVTSGRATTGTAEKLMKTAWFMETVENAGKTNWIPPQPEGLSDPAGAPTIGLSRLIKDITSSEASYVLLLEVQASTLAKRFEEVNLGEGSQLSIVNANGEYITNNDPELVGKPASITFPTEGDKALEDSSKMKTTNGAEVLATYKTFETMNWKLLGTVPVKELVKDAKAIQNLTWITVFIAALIAIAIGILVIMTIAQPLVKLRNLMTEGASGNLTVRSVMKKRQDEIGELSDSFNLMMTQITALAVQTTRSAEDVLVTATELGDASRKTAISAKEIAVATEEIAGGATSLAVEAERGSDLTGNIDVQMKKVIAANEQMVNSAQAVEKASEQGTNYMGVLIQKTSMTEEMTRSMVEKVDALKESTGSIVKILDVLNSLTKQTNILSLNATIEAARAGAAGKGFMVVADEIRKLADQSRQSIDVVGQITEKIRGEIDETVHVLSDAYPLFQEQIGSVKEANQIFLTVSGQMGELVKKLDLVTDSIGQLDESQVVLGEAMTNVSAVAEESSATSEEVASLSTEQLSISDGMVRLSEKLDTVSRELKDSLSKFKIN
- a CDS encoding penicillin-binding transpeptidase domain-containing protein, whose amino-acid sequence is MIKRITMAACFISLIMMLYIGRLAWIQLMPGSSSSAVLSPLANRGGWQRLSVQQRQRNLVLDTGRGDFYDRYGKPITGETYSAVALFPVRAELRGQEKSLAELSRLLGVTTEQLQQKWDAVREPVFWKADGMQAPLRLTNDQITRLKKLELNGIRVLPYRNRYLPDFDAKHLIGFTSQHPEWLQTNHAEDLVSGKRKLVDQVGGSGLEKSLDMLLHGVGATSVSYFLDGRNAPMHGLDMRITQPGNRYYPLKAMTTIDLQLQNEIEAYVDAQGLQEGAIVVLDASNADIVAMVSRPQLKPGQFQSSDGSEWANHAIKAVAPGSVFKLVAEAAALEAGVVNQHETFFCNGEYGKYGLSCWKEGGHGRLTLQEGLAQSCNIVFATVVERLEAKQLKRTADLLGIGQQVGWHRDEAFGPFTSPLRLLEEEDRGQLFAAVKSKLAWNSGVEIGEHEHESEHAIGNGHVNESGSGSGNDNGSDNENGNGNGSDSGSSSDSGNGKRNEKRSGKFNAAQQAREEAAMLAGVDGGVLAQSALGQRDVRMSPLQAANLIVTLLNEGRVMEPRLVSEIRYANGQRMVKLPAQRAQAIRGRIKPATAHALLRGMQAVVDHGTGRSIRQGLWAIAGKSGTAETTQAGIARNHQWFAGYGPVKAPRYAVAVLVENKPPGSSHQATKLFRGVMDIAARHSK
- the ytvI gene encoding sporulation integral membrane protein YtvI, with protein sequence MLPFYKKYWRTAFDIALIALTVYLIMFSFSYLYRIATPIFLSFLIFLCIEPLARRLNKLGMKKSIASGISILLFTLILLTAFSGAAYLITKQGTELVNNFPKYQEMLAVQIANLTEEVQTRFGNLPADLDLVQRSKDLIEGASSTLALFGKTVLLSIIGYVTSFSTFIFNFVVGIILAYFLSIEITTWKKTAEDKTPNTFKTAFFFLRNNVFKGIALYIKAQAKMISITFVVILIALLLLRVENAFVIAVVSAIFDILPLLGVGTIFIPWIIYLIIVGKVSLAIWLSVLFLAVVLTRQILEPKITGDSLGVSAFTMLAFMIVSLSLFGVAGVILSPILMILIKALYDQGYFHRWIHAPQGEYDNPSDKPDDTDSISVKINNKDIKEQ